One genomic window of Paenisporosarcina antarctica includes the following:
- a CDS encoding DUF378 domain-containing protein, whose translation MSMFSRIALSLVIIGALNWGLIGLFQFDLVATLFGGQDAFLSRVVYGLVGIGGLVCLGLLFKPNEEVDKVTDRPASFANSNLRTEFGEEPDLTKEQDVKLKKMNRGKDSVD comes from the coding sequence ATGAGTATGTTCTCACGGATTGCACTATCTCTAGTTATTATCGGTGCACTTAACTGGGGTTTGATTGGATTATTTCAATTTGATTTAGTTGCAACGTTATTTGGTGGTCAAGATGCATTCTTGTCTAGGGTGGTCTATGGTCTTGTAGGGATTGGTGGTCTGGTATGTCTCGGTCTACTATTTAAGCCAAATGAAGAGGTCGACAAGGTTACCGACCGACCTGCAAGTTTCGCTAATTCTAATTTAAGAACAGAATTCGGCGAGGAACCGGATCTTACGAAAGAACAGGACGTTAAATTGAAAAAGATGAACCGTGGTAAGGATTCTGTAGATTAA
- the splB gene encoding spore photoproduct lyase, with amino-acid sequence MNKPFIPQLVYFEPHALDYPLGKELKKKFEEMGIETRFTTSHNQIRDLPGDTDAQKYRIAKSTLVVGIRKTLKFDTSKPSAEYAIPLATGCMAHCHYCYLQTTMGSKPYIRTYVNVEEIFEAADRYIEERAPEITRFEAACTSDIVGIDHLTHSLKKAIEHIGQTELGRLRFVTKFHFVDHLLDAKHNGNTRFRFSINADYVIKSFEPGTSPLNKRIEAAGKVARAGYPLGFIVAPIYLHEGWEEGYRRMFERLDEELPQDARDDITFEFIQHRFTKPAKKVIEKNYPKTKLELDEEKRRYKWGRYGIGKYIYQKDEEDEIKSNLYGYMTKYFPNAKLEYFT; translated from the coding sequence ATGAATAAACCCTTTATCCCACAACTTGTCTATTTTGAGCCCCATGCACTTGATTATCCTCTTGGAAAAGAACTGAAGAAAAAGTTTGAGGAAATGGGGATTGAAACGCGCTTTACGACATCGCATAATCAAATTCGGGATTTGCCGGGTGATACGGACGCTCAAAAATATCGTATCGCAAAATCCACCTTAGTCGTTGGTATTCGAAAAACGCTAAAATTTGATACGTCAAAGCCTTCAGCAGAATATGCAATCCCCCTTGCGACAGGTTGTATGGCGCATTGTCATTACTGTTATTTGCAAACGACGATGGGCAGCAAACCGTATATTCGAACTTACGTAAACGTGGAAGAGATTTTTGAAGCGGCTGATCGCTACATCGAAGAACGTGCACCTGAGATTACCCGGTTCGAAGCTGCCTGTACATCAGATATAGTAGGAATTGACCATTTGACGCATTCATTAAAAAAAGCAATTGAACATATTGGTCAAACAGAATTAGGTAGGCTACGTTTTGTGACCAAATTTCATTTTGTCGACCATTTACTGGATGCCAAGCATAATGGCAATACACGATTCCGATTTAGCATAAACGCTGATTATGTCATTAAGAGTTTTGAGCCCGGTACTTCTCCTCTGAATAAAAGAATCGAGGCAGCAGGGAAAGTGGCGAGAGCTGGCTACCCACTAGGTTTTATCGTTGCTCCCATATACCTTCATGAAGGCTGGGAGGAAGGATATCGCCGCATGTTTGAGCGACTTGATGAAGAATTGCCACAAGATGCAAGAGACGATATTACATTTGAATTTATTCAACACCGCTTTACGAAGCCCGCGAAAAAAGTGATTGAAAAGAATTATCCAAAAACGAAATTGGAGTTAGATGAAGAAAAAAGACGTTACAAATGGGGCAGGTATGGAATTGGTAAGTATATTTACCAAAAGGATGAAGAGGATGAAATAAAGTCAAATCTATACGGATATATGACAAAGTACTTTCCGAATGCGAAGTTGGAGTATTTTACTTGA
- a CDS encoding DUF4230 domain-containing protein, producing the protein MDKNEDLLKTKDDRIAHLEKLIVELTEAKQQNAATLAESYRSKPYETFESGFKLSSLFLWFKNILIIILILLVLGLGAFWLLNGNVFKKSSVTFVETVQELSTLATAEAQTKTVLNIVDNKIFGKKIPLPIPGTKREILLIVPATVLAGVDLNKVTEDDMKISEDTKEIDITLPHAKLIQEPSLQMDKITTYVDGGIFNDKVDWNEGYELAASAQEKVKKEVISAGLLTTAEKNADKALTQFFKNMGYKVNITYK; encoded by the coding sequence ATGGATAAAAATGAAGATCTTTTAAAAACCAAAGATGATCGAATTGCTCACTTGGAGAAACTTATTGTTGAATTAACGGAAGCTAAACAACAAAATGCTGCAACGCTTGCGGAAAGCTATCGTTCAAAGCCTTATGAAACATTTGAAAGTGGTTTTAAATTGTCTTCCTTATTCTTATGGTTTAAAAATATTCTAATCATCATTCTTATACTATTAGTACTCGGTCTTGGTGCTTTTTGGTTGCTGAATGGTAATGTCTTTAAGAAAAGTTCTGTAACATTTGTAGAAACTGTTCAGGAGTTATCCACTTTAGCAACAGCGGAAGCTCAAACGAAAACGGTGCTAAATATAGTAGACAATAAAATTTTCGGCAAAAAAATTCCTTTGCCTATACCTGGCACTAAACGTGAAATATTGCTCATTGTTCCCGCAACGGTGCTCGCAGGTGTTGATTTGAATAAGGTTACGGAAGACGATATGAAGATTAGCGAAGATACGAAAGAGATTGATATTACTCTACCTCACGCAAAACTTATTCAAGAACCTTCACTTCAAATGGACAAAATTACAACATACGTTGATGGTGGGATTTTCAATGATAAAGTTGATTGGAATGAAGGTTATGAACTAGCGGCCTCTGCACAAGAAAAAGTTAAAAAAGAAGTTATTTCTGCCGGTTTATTAACAACTGCTGAAAAAAATGCAGACAAGGCACTAACTCAATTTTTCAAGAATATGGGTTACAAAGTAAATATAACTTATAAATAA
- the rlmH gene encoding 23S rRNA (pseudouridine(1915)-N(3))-methyltransferase RlmH, giving the protein MNISIVSVGKLKEKYLKLGIEEYTKRLGSYAKIDLIEVADEKAPENLSDADMEIVKKKEGERILAKIGADTYVIALAIEGKMKSSEQLAEDLQSLMTYGRSKVAFVIGGSLGLHEDVMKRSDEKLSFSKMTLPHQLMKLVLVEQVYRAFRIIKNEPYHK; this is encoded by the coding sequence GTGAATATCTCTATTGTTTCGGTTGGGAAATTAAAAGAAAAATATTTAAAATTGGGCATTGAGGAATATACAAAACGATTAGGAAGTTATGCGAAAATAGATTTAATCGAAGTAGCAGACGAAAAAGCTCCTGAAAACTTAAGTGATGCTGATATGGAAATTGTTAAGAAAAAAGAAGGCGAACGTATTTTAGCAAAAATTGGTGCAGATACATATGTTATTGCTCTAGCTATTGAAGGAAAAATGAAATCGTCAGAACAGTTAGCAGAAGATTTGCAGTCTCTTATGACATACGGTCGTAGCAAAGTGGCTTTCGTTATCGGTGGATCGTTAGGGTTGCATGAAGACGTTATGAAGCGATCTGATGAAAAGTTATCATTTTCGAAGATGACGCTCCCACATCAGCTTATGAAATTAGTGTTAGTTGAGCAAGTGTATCGGGCATTTCGAATAATTAAGAATGAACCGTATCATAAGTAA
- a CDS encoding CxxH/CxxC protein, translating into MKIKCCQTHIDHALDMFVAEQNTFPILTELLDNEKISTKCDYCEVAAIYLVANV; encoded by the coding sequence ATGAAAATTAAATGCTGTCAAACCCATATAGATCATGCACTTGATATGTTTGTAGCTGAGCAAAATACCTTTCCGATTTTAACAGAACTCTTAGATAATGAAAAGATATCCACAAAATGCGATTACTGTGAAGTCGCAGCAATATATTTAGTGGCGAACGTATGA
- a CDS encoding S1C family serine protease: MGYYNQQPPEPQKQIDKKGSKGGYFFSAFIGVLVGALIVWLMIPSFVGIMPGGDTSSGNDSSLESSNTTKQFSADITTEVTSAVEKVANSVVGVTNIQSSSDFLSPSGDEGQEAGSSGSGVIYKKSGDKAYVITNNHVIEGANQIEVTLADGAKVEAKLLGTDIWTDLAVLEMDASKVTTVAEFGDSDALKQGETVIAIGNPLGLNFSGSVTTGVVSGKDRTIPIDLDGDNQVDWQAEVLQTDAAINPGNSGGALVNIVGQLIGINSMKISQATVEGIGLAIPINSVIPVIEDLEQFGAMKRPTMGVTLLDVTNVSAVHQRDTLRLPEEITTGVVIDEVVTKSPAGEAGLKQYDVIVEMDGKKIENMIELRKHLYNEKEVGDNLTLKVYREGQLLEVTLLLKDNSTL, encoded by the coding sequence ATGGGATACTATAATCAACAACCACCAGAACCTCAAAAGCAAATTGACAAAAAAGGAAGTAAAGGAGGTTACTTCTTTAGTGCGTTTATCGGCGTTTTAGTTGGTGCATTAATTGTTTGGCTAATGATACCTTCGTTTGTTGGTATAATGCCTGGAGGAGATACATCTAGCGGCAATGATTCATCTCTAGAGTCTTCAAACACTACCAAACAATTTTCAGCTGATATTACAACGGAAGTTACATCCGCTGTGGAAAAGGTGGCGAACTCAGTCGTTGGCGTCACAAATATTCAATCTTCATCAGACTTTTTAAGTCCTTCCGGTGATGAAGGACAAGAAGCGGGTAGCAGCGGTTCAGGAGTCATTTACAAAAAATCAGGTGATAAAGCATATGTCATTACTAACAACCATGTGATTGAAGGTGCAAACCAAATTGAAGTTACATTAGCAGACGGTGCAAAAGTAGAAGCAAAATTACTTGGTACGGATATTTGGACAGACTTAGCCGTTCTTGAAATGGATGCTTCAAAGGTAACGACAGTTGCTGAATTCGGAGATTCAGATGCATTAAAGCAGGGAGAAACGGTTATTGCAATTGGTAATCCTTTAGGCTTAAATTTTTCAGGATCTGTGACAACGGGTGTTGTATCTGGTAAAGACCGTACCATTCCAATTGATTTAGATGGAGATAACCAAGTCGACTGGCAGGCTGAAGTATTGCAAACTGATGCAGCCATCAATCCTGGTAATAGTGGTGGCGCACTAGTGAATATAGTAGGACAATTAATTGGTATTAATTCAATGAAAATTTCTCAAGCTACTGTAGAAGGAATTGGGTTAGCCATTCCAATTAATTCTGTTATTCCAGTCATTGAAGACTTAGAACAATTTGGAGCGATGAAACGCCCAACTATGGGAGTTACACTCTTAGATGTAACGAATGTTTCAGCGGTCCATCAACGTGATACACTGCGTTTACCGGAAGAAATCACCACTGGTGTTGTTATTGATGAAGTAGTAACAAAATCACCAGCTGGTGAAGCGGGATTAAAACAATATGATGTCATCGTTGAAATGGATGGCAAAAAAATAGAGAATATGATTGAGTTGCGCAAACACTTATACAATGAAAAAGAAGTTGGAGACAACTTGACATTGAAAGTATATCGAGAAGGTCAATTGTTGGAAGTCACATTATTATTGAAAGACAATTCAACTTTATAA
- a CDS encoding MBL fold metallo-hydrolase, which yields MRFSVLASGSSGNAVYVETDEHAFLVDAGLSGRKMEELLVSIDRSMKKLSGILVTHEHSDHIKGLGVLARKYNVPIYANAKTWMAMEHLIGKISIDQKYHFDMESVKTFGSLDIQSFAVSHDAADPMFYVFHENGRKLVLITDTGYVSDRMKGYIKGGDSYVFESNHDVGMLQMCRYPWSIKRRILSDVGHVSNEDAAVAMSEVVEQKPTRIYLSHLSKDNNMKDLARMSVTQTLESCGIVTGEFINLYDTDANKSTQLVTV from the coding sequence ATGCGTTTTAGTGTTTTAGCAAGTGGAAGTAGTGGAAATGCTGTTTACGTTGAAACTGATGAACACGCCTTTTTAGTCGATGCTGGTCTGAGTGGACGTAAAATGGAAGAATTATTAGTTTCGATTGACCGCAGTATGAAAAAGTTAAGTGGGATTTTAGTTACACATGAACATAGTGACCACATAAAAGGGCTTGGAGTTCTGGCTCGTAAATATAATGTTCCTATCTACGCTAATGCCAAGACATGGATGGCAATGGAACATCTAATCGGTAAAATTTCAATAGACCAAAAATATCACTTCGATATGGAGTCTGTGAAGACATTTGGATCACTCGATATTCAATCATTTGCTGTATCACATGATGCAGCAGACCCGATGTTTTACGTCTTTCATGAGAACGGTCGTAAACTCGTTTTAATCACAGATACAGGGTATGTCAGTGACCGTATGAAAGGTTATATCAAAGGTGGAGACTCATATGTCTTTGAAAGCAACCACGATGTTGGCATGCTGCAAATGTGCCGTTACCCATGGTCTATCAAACGCCGTATTTTAAGCGATGTTGGCCATGTTTCAAATGAAGATGCAGCAGTTGCTATGAGCGAAGTGGTAGAGCAGAAACCGACACGCATATATCTTTCACATTTAAGTAAAGATAATAATATGAAAGACTTGGCAAGAATGAGTGTTACCCAAACTCTTGAATCGTGTGGGATTGTCACCGGAGAATTTATAAATTTGTATGATACTGATGCAAATAAATCGACTCAACTAGTAACTGTCTAA
- a CDS encoding two-component system regulatory protein YycI — protein MDWNKTKTIFIIVFLILNSFLYILYFNRYNEVQELQVLGETSIEERLQADNIRYESTPENTLKESYISGNIRMYSSKDMKLMDNQTYDISGITKLLSTFNDPVLIGNLEVSGVLKEFVNRHVYNGTSYELFDIDVDAKKAVFFQVVNNRQIFFNQNAMLTLYWNEDNEAYKYEQTSFEELESFEQTENLLSDERAVEVLYQRNLLKPNSTITMTSLGYSTLVQLTETQVFAPTWRVRVELQNGLKEDYFVNAVEGKIIEFNKESEEIEED, from the coding sequence TTGGATTGGAATAAAACCAAAACGATCTTTATTATCGTGTTCTTGATTTTAAATTCCTTCTTATATATCTTGTATTTTAATCGATACAATGAAGTACAAGAATTACAAGTACTAGGTGAAACATCTATTGAGGAGAGATTACAAGCTGATAATATTCGCTATGAAAGTACTCCTGAAAACACCCTTAAAGAATCCTATATATCCGGAAACATTCGAATGTATTCGTCTAAGGATATGAAACTAATGGATAATCAAACATATGACATATCAGGTATTACAAAATTACTATCAACTTTTAATGATCCGGTTCTTATCGGTAATCTAGAAGTTTCTGGTGTTCTAAAGGAATTTGTAAATAGGCATGTATATAATGGCACATCGTATGAATTGTTTGATATAGATGTAGATGCTAAAAAAGCGGTATTTTTCCAAGTAGTTAATAATCGTCAAATCTTCTTTAATCAAAATGCGATGCTCACATTATATTGGAATGAGGATAATGAAGCTTATAAATATGAGCAAACATCTTTTGAAGAGCTTGAAAGTTTTGAGCAAACTGAAAACTTACTATCTGATGAGCGAGCAGTTGAAGTGTTATATCAAAGAAACTTATTAAAACCTAATTCTACAATTACTATGACTAGCTTAGGCTACTCAACTCTCGTGCAATTAACAGAAACGCAAGTGTTTGCACCAACTTGGCGGGTTCGTGTAGAATTACAAAATGGTTTGAAGGAAGACTATTTTGTTAATGCGGTTGAAGGTAAAATTATTGAATTTAACAAAGAGTCCGAGGAAATAGAAGAAGATTAA
- a CDS encoding YycH family regulatory protein — protein MGLKYVEQIKSILLAILVVSSVLLTFAIWTYTPKYQTIKTTPIVNISIADTKRVDDVIKPYKMVVSLEGDMKGTMASFDLDSVVNAMKSWEIRDLMFESNNSSDIKLNEMIGASNRFTLFFPADVPFPVYDNILKNASLNIPESGFDRLIVDWNSFKNGQLKIYFASSKNNTLYSALAGNVDMELVEQKIVTPTNDFAKFTEIERQGKLSLFVSAKDVESIRYTYYLKEIEPSRFRDALFNDPNVVRQSPVGATNDAYSDATSLLNVNLLERTLSFVNPSAETSNPSIPSKLVFDSLDYINEHGGWTDEFRFSGINPTNQQIDYQLYLLGNPVFSSDTSTKITVNWGDPGIYRYLRPYYTLDLSLPFDTVISTLPSGEKASGVMKVMKEIDFNNVEEIISGYYLTRDNETRLLTLEPSWFYLSNDQWTRLSPEDLGGGKIGLE, from the coding sequence ATGGGATTGAAATATGTAGAGCAAATAAAATCTATTCTCTTAGCTATTCTAGTTGTTTCAAGTGTCTTGTTAACGTTCGCTATATGGACCTATACACCGAAATATCAAACCATTAAAACAACGCCAATTGTAAATATATCAATTGCTGACACAAAGCGAGTAGATGATGTAATCAAACCTTACAAAATGGTTGTGAGCTTAGAAGGCGACATGAAAGGTACGATGGCATCGTTTGATTTAGACAGTGTTGTTAATGCTATGAAAAGTTGGGAAATAAGAGATTTAATGTTTGAGAGTAACAACTCAAGTGATATAAAATTAAATGAAATGATTGGAGCATCCAATCGCTTTACATTATTCTTCCCTGCTGACGTACCTTTTCCTGTTTACGATAATATCTTGAAGAATGCCAGCTTAAACATCCCTGAAAGTGGATTTGATCGTTTAATAGTTGATTGGAATTCTTTTAAGAATGGTCAACTAAAAATTTATTTTGCTAGTTCCAAAAACAATACATTATATTCAGCATTGGCAGGAAATGTTGATATGGAATTAGTAGAGCAAAAAATAGTAACACCTACAAATGATTTTGCAAAGTTTACAGAAATTGAACGTCAAGGAAAACTATCGCTTTTTGTTTCTGCAAAAGATGTAGAAAGCATTCGATACACGTATTACTTAAAAGAAATTGAACCAAGTCGTTTTCGAGATGCATTATTTAATGATCCAAATGTAGTGCGGCAAAGTCCAGTCGGAGCAACAAATGATGCATATTCAGATGCAACCTCTCTGTTGAATGTCAATTTACTTGAACGTACGTTAAGTTTTGTTAATCCATCGGCTGAAACAAGTAATCCTTCTATTCCTTCAAAATTAGTATTTGATAGCTTGGATTATATAAATGAGCATGGGGGATGGACTGACGAATTTCGATTTTCTGGAATAAATCCAACCAATCAACAAATTGATTACCAATTATACTTATTGGGAAATCCAGTATTCAGTAGTGATACTTCTACTAAAATCACTGTAAATTGGGGAGATCCCGGTATCTATAGGTATTTGCGACCTTATTACACACTTGACCTTTCCTTGCCGTTTGATACTGTGATTTCAACTTTACCATCAGGAGAGAAGGCGTCTGGTGTAATGAAAGTGATGAAGGAAATTGATTTTAACAATGTAGAAGAAATTATAAGTGGTTATTACTTAACACGTGATAATGAAACAAGATTACTGACTTTAGAACCATCCTGGTTTTACTTATCAAACGATCAATGGACTCGTCTATCACCTGAGGATTTAGGAGGTGGCAAGATTGGATTGGAATAA